From one Streptomyces sp. NBC_01478 genomic stretch:
- the eno gene encoding phosphopyruvate hydratase: protein MTLRIEYVHAVEILDSRARPTLSVTLRTTAGITVRAGVPSGASTGTREAVELRDGDQSRYGGQGVTGAVAHVNGEIAKALVGRRFGSAAELDAVLIELDGTPTKSRLGANAIVGVSIAAARAEAAARGQELWQRISETTGTRPLLPVPHFNVVNGGAHAANSLDFQEFMLAPLGAPSLPEAVRAGAEVYARLRARLAAAGHAVGLGDEGGFAPAIDRPEDVLHQLVEAIDDAGYTPGRDGIAIALDPAASAFYRDGRYLIAGQDLTSAQLIDRYEEMTDRFPVWSIEDGLAENDWDGWTQLTARLGTRIQLVGDDIFVTDPAIITEAVDRKVANAALIKVNQIGTVSETLEAIRICREAGYTQMVSHRSGETEDTFIADLVIGAGCGQLKSGAPARGERIAKYNRLIETADTHPELPFGLTSDR from the coding sequence ATGACGCTACGCATTGAGTACGTGCACGCGGTGGAGATCCTGGACTCCCGCGCCCGGCCGACCCTCTCGGTGACCCTGCGCACCACGGCCGGCATCACCGTACGCGCCGGCGTGCCCTCCGGCGCGTCCACCGGTACCCGGGAGGCGGTCGAACTGCGCGACGGTGACCAGTCACGCTACGGCGGCCAGGGGGTCACCGGGGCGGTGGCACACGTCAACGGCGAGATCGCCAAGGCGCTCGTCGGCCGGCGCTTCGGCTCCGCGGCCGAACTCGACGCCGTACTCATCGAGTTGGACGGCACGCCGACCAAGTCCCGGCTCGGGGCCAACGCGATCGTCGGCGTCTCCATCGCCGCCGCCCGCGCCGAGGCGGCAGCTCGCGGCCAGGAGTTGTGGCAGCGCATCTCCGAGACCACCGGAACCCGACCGCTGCTGCCGGTCCCGCACTTCAACGTCGTCAACGGCGGCGCCCACGCCGCCAACAGCCTGGACTTCCAGGAGTTCATGCTCGCTCCCCTCGGCGCGCCGAGTCTGCCCGAGGCCGTACGGGCCGGGGCCGAGGTCTACGCCCGGCTCAGGGCCCGCCTCGCCGCCGCCGGGCATGCGGTCGGACTGGGCGACGAGGGCGGCTTCGCCCCCGCCATCGACCGGCCCGAAGACGTCCTGCACCAGCTGGTCGAGGCCATCGACGACGCCGGATACACCCCGGGCCGCGACGGCATCGCCATCGCCCTGGACCCCGCCGCCAGCGCGTTCTACCGCGACGGCCGCTACCTCATCGCCGGCCAGGACCTGACCTCCGCCCAACTCATCGACCGCTACGAGGAGATGACCGACCGCTTCCCCGTCTGGTCCATCGAGGACGGCCTCGCCGAGAACGACTGGGACGGCTGGACACAGCTCACCGCTCGCCTGGGGACACGGATCCAGCTCGTCGGCGACGACATCTTCGTCACCGATCCCGCCATCATCACCGAGGCCGTCGACCGCAAGGTCGCCAACGCCGCCCTGATCAAGGTCAACCAGATCGGCACCGTCAGCGAGACCCTGGAAGCGATCCGGATCTGCCGCGAGGCCGGTTACACGCAGATGGTCTCGCACCGCTCCGGCGAGACCGAGGACACCTTCATCGCCGACCTCGTCATCGGCGCCGGCTGCGGCCAGCTCAAGTCCGGTGCCCCGGCCCGTGGCGAGCGCATCGCCAAGTACAACCGGCTCATCGAGACGGCGGACACTCACCCGGAGCTGCCGTTCGGCCTGACGAGCGACCGGTGA
- a CDS encoding stealth family protein — MERTTPQARARVKRRIASLPSAHRLLGGVRAAWLVRRHPGLLTGHDREVRLVRNVPKLVLVRPDISPLAARNANAATVRASLDGAGLDYFCVRGRSSTSAVVALAARDRATALRALERAGRERPGYVCAVDGVRRERRTTRPAFRHRTWRRLAQADVLRMTWYYGDARGQLTLGSKYGCDIEFWAADEETGDLLLAPRPNRSAEQVPRADTPMHVPDTLFTALASADHPLPPVRTRREFARPGPEDVRFPVDVVYTWVDGHDPEWARRRATCAGQAYHEEADNAARYLNRDELRYSLRSLDQYAPWVRTVYLVTDGQVPSWLNAGMPGIRVVSHKEIFDDPSLLPTFNSHAIESQLHHIDGLSEHFLYFNDDVFLGRPVVPQDFFLANGLTRFFPSPVLIPPGEPTESDVPVAAAGKNSRALVEATFGTVISQKMKHTPHALRRSVLYELETRFPAEHHATAGHRFRSLDDVSFVSSLHHYYAFHTARAVPAQVRYAYLDVSHPALATRLETLLARRDKQVFCLNDTVSGDQELDTQQTLLTTFLETYFPVPGPYELDRPGV, encoded by the coding sequence GTGGAACGCACGACCCCGCAGGCCCGCGCACGCGTCAAGCGGCGGATCGCAAGCCTGCCGTCGGCGCACCGCCTGCTGGGCGGCGTGCGCGCGGCATGGCTGGTGCGCCGCCATCCCGGCCTGCTCACCGGCCACGACCGAGAGGTGCGGCTGGTCCGCAATGTGCCCAAACTGGTCCTCGTACGCCCCGACATCTCGCCACTGGCGGCGCGCAACGCCAACGCGGCCACGGTCCGCGCGTCCCTCGACGGGGCGGGTCTCGACTACTTCTGCGTACGCGGCCGCAGCAGCACCTCCGCGGTCGTCGCCCTCGCCGCCCGGGACCGGGCGACGGCGCTGCGCGCCCTGGAGCGGGCGGGCCGCGAGCGTCCCGGTTACGTGTGTGCCGTCGACGGCGTCCGGCGCGAGCGGCGCACGACCCGGCCGGCGTTCCGTCACCGCACCTGGCGGCGGCTGGCGCAGGCGGACGTGCTCCGCATGACCTGGTACTACGGCGATGCGCGAGGGCAGTTGACGCTCGGCTCCAAGTACGGCTGCGACATCGAGTTCTGGGCGGCCGACGAGGAGACGGGGGACCTGCTGCTGGCGCCACGCCCCAACCGCAGCGCCGAGCAGGTGCCGCGCGCCGACACCCCGATGCACGTCCCCGACACCCTGTTCACCGCGCTCGCCTCCGCCGACCACCCGTTGCCGCCGGTGCGCACCCGCAGGGAGTTCGCCCGGCCGGGCCCCGAGGACGTCCGGTTCCCCGTCGACGTCGTGTACACCTGGGTCGACGGGCACGACCCGGAGTGGGCGCGGCGCCGGGCAACCTGCGCGGGGCAGGCGTACCACGAGGAGGCGGACAACGCGGCCCGGTACCTCAACCGCGACGAACTGCGCTATTCACTGCGCTCGCTCGACCAGTACGCCCCCTGGGTGCGCACGGTCTACCTGGTCACCGACGGCCAGGTCCCGTCCTGGCTGAACGCGGGCATGCCCGGTATCCGCGTCGTCAGCCACAAGGAGATCTTCGACGACCCGAGCCTGCTGCCGACGTTCAACTCCCACGCCATCGAGAGCCAACTGCACCACATCGACGGCCTGTCCGAGCACTTCCTCTACTTCAACGACGATGTGTTCCTGGGCCGCCCCGTCGTCCCTCAGGACTTCTTCCTGGCCAACGGCCTCACCAGGTTCTTCCCGTCCCCGGTGCTCATCCCGCCGGGCGAGCCGACCGAGTCGGACGTGCCGGTGGCGGCCGCGGGCAAGAACAGCCGTGCCCTGGTCGAGGCCACCTTCGGCACGGTCATCAGCCAGAAGATGAAACACACACCGCACGCTCTGCGGCGCAGCGTCCTGTACGAGTTGGAGACGAGGTTCCCGGCCGAGCACCACGCCACGGCCGGCCACCGCTTCCGCAGCCTCGACGACGTCTCCTTCGTCTCCTCGCTCCACCACTACTACGCCTTCCACACCGCCCGCGCCGTCCCTGCCCAGGTGCGCTACGCCTACCTCGACGTCTCCCATCCCGCACTCGCCACCCGCCTCGAAACCCTGCTGGCCCGCCGGGACAAGCAGGTGTTCTGCCTGAACGACACAGTCTCCGGCGATCAGGAACTCGACACCCAACAAACCCTGCTCACCACCTTCCTGGAGACGTACTTCCCGGTCCCCGGTCCCTACGAGCTCGACCGCCCCGGTGTGTGA